A part of Acidisarcina sp. genomic DNA contains:
- a CDS encoding response regulator transcription factor encodes MRILLVEDEIKVGSALSEGLEAQGYEITWAQTGEDGFFHASSNSYDLLLLDIMLPGRDGLEILNALRKQGLKAPVLLLTAKDAIEDRVLGLDMGADDYLVKPFAFAELSARIRALLRRNKPEPTDVLLIASLEIDPVRRTVSREGRRLDLTAREFELLEYLARNHGRVVSRQMLARDVWQETGRATPLDNVIDVHVARLRRKMDEPFEQKLLHTVRGVGFTLSEDDA; translated from the coding sequence GTGCGGATTCTGCTGGTGGAAGACGAGATCAAAGTTGGCAGTGCGCTGAGCGAGGGCCTTGAGGCGCAGGGTTATGAGATTACATGGGCACAGACGGGAGAGGATGGCTTCTTTCATGCCAGTTCCAACTCTTACGACCTGCTCCTTCTGGACATCATGCTGCCTGGCCGGGATGGACTCGAGATCCTGAATGCACTGCGGAAACAAGGTTTGAAGGCTCCCGTTCTCCTGCTCACTGCGAAAGATGCGATTGAAGACCGGGTTCTGGGTCTGGATATGGGCGCTGACGACTACCTGGTAAAGCCGTTTGCGTTTGCTGAGTTGAGTGCGCGCATCCGTGCGCTGCTGCGTCGCAATAAACCGGAGCCCACGGATGTTCTGCTGATTGCTTCGCTTGAGATTGATCCTGTCAGAAGAACGGTCAGCCGCGAGGGTCGCCGTCTTGATCTGACGGCGCGGGAGTTCGAACTGCTCGAATACCTGGCGCGCAATCATGGCCGGGTGGTTTCGCGCCAGATGCTCGCGCGCGATGTGTGGCAGGAGACCGGCAGGGCAACGCCTCTCGACAACGTGATCGACGTACACGTCGCGCGGCTGCGCAGGAAAATGGACGAGCCGTTTGAACAGAAGCTTCTGCATACAGTAAGGGGCGTTGGATTCACGCTAAGCGAGGACGATGCATGA
- a CDS encoding heavy metal sensor histidine kinase, producing MSSLRRANLRTRLTLLYASLLAVGLLLYAVGVSAFFLRNLREELDSSLHRDVETVEGALLAAPDGTLQISSREGEAEEGELEHGYFLEVWSQQGSLIYHSAQLRNQVLGLPPGKGAGFSRQDPHSIRLPSGMRLRTISRLHHMAVGNPVVVRLAVSEEPLWREFWEMVTVLGFGLPLTVIAVALTGYLVAARALKPVDAMAQHAAQITAEQLNERLQIENPNDELGQLGVAFNATLARLERSFDQLRKFTADASHELRTPLTAIQSVGEVSLQMHGDVRYYRNTIGSMLEETNRLAALVDNLLTMARADAGRMQLQRAQVNLLDLATETVKFLEVLAEERHQAIRIDGTGELTVAADRTVLRQALVNVVHNAVKYSPDGGEVRVRIRETESDAIVEVQDNGPGIPMEHRDRIFERFYRVDKSRTRAAGGAGLGLSIAAWAVSMHGGRIEVVCEPGPGSTFRIRLPKILPAVAPAGYSNS from the coding sequence ATGAGCAGCCTTCGTCGAGCAAACCTTCGGACGCGCCTGACCCTCTTGTACGCTTCGTTGCTGGCGGTGGGGCTTCTACTCTACGCAGTTGGCGTTTCTGCGTTCTTTCTTCGGAACTTGCGCGAAGAGCTGGACTCCAGCCTGCATCGCGATGTTGAGACGGTTGAAGGAGCGCTCTTAGCCGCTCCGGACGGAACCCTGCAGATCAGCTCGCGAGAAGGAGAGGCAGAGGAAGGCGAGCTTGAGCATGGCTACTTTCTAGAGGTCTGGTCCCAGCAGGGCTCGTTGATTTATCACAGTGCACAACTCCGGAACCAGGTTCTCGGCCTTCCCCCGGGAAAAGGTGCAGGCTTCAGCCGGCAAGACCCGCATTCCATCCGCCTGCCCTCTGGCATGCGGCTGCGCACCATCAGCCGCCTCCACCATATGGCCGTTGGCAACCCTGTGGTGGTTCGGCTGGCTGTGAGCGAAGAGCCACTCTGGAGAGAGTTTTGGGAGATGGTCACGGTTCTGGGCTTCGGACTTCCGCTGACCGTAATCGCTGTCGCATTGACGGGATACCTGGTGGCCGCACGAGCCCTGAAACCAGTGGACGCGATGGCGCAACACGCAGCGCAGATCACGGCAGAGCAACTGAACGAGCGCTTGCAGATCGAGAATCCGAATGATGAATTAGGTCAATTGGGCGTTGCGTTCAACGCTACCCTGGCAAGGCTGGAGCGCTCCTTCGACCAATTGCGGAAGTTTACTGCTGACGCTTCTCATGAGCTGCGAACTCCACTGACCGCGATCCAAAGCGTTGGCGAAGTCTCTCTGCAAATGCACGGCGATGTGAGGTACTACCGAAACACGATCGGAAGCATGCTGGAAGAAACGAACCGGCTGGCGGCGCTGGTCGATAATCTTCTGACCATGGCTCGTGCCGATGCTGGCCGGATGCAATTGCAGCGAGCACAGGTAAATCTCCTGGATCTTGCGACCGAGACGGTGAAGTTTCTCGAAGTGCTGGCGGAGGAACGACACCAGGCGATTCGAATCGATGGCACGGGCGAGCTGACCGTTGCTGCCGATCGCACCGTCCTGCGACAGGCGCTGGTGAACGTTGTACATAACGCCGTCAAGTATTCGCCCGATGGAGGAGAGGTTCGCGTTCGCATTCGAGAGACGGAGAGCGATGCAATTGTCGAAGTACAGGACAACGGGCCCGGCATCCCTATGGAGCATCGCGACCGCATCTTTGAGCGATTCTATCGGGTAGACAAATCGCGCACTCGCGCTGCAGGCGGCGCCGGCCTTGGCCTGTCGATTGCAGCATGGGCGGTCTCCATGCACGGAGGCAGAATAGAGGTCGTGTGTGAACCAGGCCCGGGTTCAACCTTTCGCATTCGCCTGCCAAAGATCCTTCCTGCCGTAGCCCCGGCAGGTTATTCGAATTCCTAA
- a CDS encoding carboxypeptidase-like regulatory domain-containing protein, with product MAVLAGAEPSTNSPVLAGIVQDSSGAVIVGAKVVLTAPDGRVITQEATDKAGSFRFGGIAPGSYSIDVAQPGFRATKQQVKVGASTRTQLRIVLPIAAVNEEITVAGSDPSAAVSTETAQNQSANTIDSQALDRLPTFDKDYITTMSRFLDSDATGTNGVTLVVNGAEANGPGVTASAIESVKIN from the coding sequence ATGGCAGTTCTTGCAGGCGCAGAACCTTCCACAAATTCACCGGTCCTGGCGGGAATCGTACAGGATTCGAGTGGAGCCGTAATCGTCGGCGCAAAGGTTGTCCTGACTGCACCGGACGGTAGAGTCATCACTCAGGAGGCAACGGATAAGGCTGGCAGCTTCCGCTTCGGCGGTATCGCTCCCGGCAGCTATTCCATCGATGTGGCGCAGCCAGGATTTCGCGCGACAAAGCAGCAGGTCAAGGTCGGTGCGTCCACGCGTACACAACTACGGATCGTTCTTCCAATCGCAGCGGTAAACGAAGAGATCACCGTAGCTGGCAGCGACCCATCCGCAGCAGTGTCGACTGAGACTGCACAGAATCAAAGCGCAAATACCATCGATAGCCAGGCTCTCGATCGTCTTCCGACATTCGACAAGGATTACATCACGACGATGTCGCGGTTTCTCGACTCCGACGCGACAGGGACCAACGGTGTGACGCTGGTCGTGAATGGCGCCGAAGCCAACGGACCTGGCGTGACGGCATCTGCGATCGAAAGCGTGAAGATCAATTAA
- a CDS encoding YncE family protein: MRSNYRSLRNIASHMAVSLLLIPSIACSQQKPGEAEPAPILKKVTDIAMPGPAVRFDYQSLDLQSGRLYISHMNADQMVVFDLAKREVVANLDGFKRVHGVWAVPELTRVYASVTGEHSVAVVDSKTLKTLAKVGPITYPDGLAYAPQAKRVFVSDERGNTDAVIDATNNTLLTSIPLRGGAGNTIYDPNSGHILVAVHGVNELAVIDPASAKIIGEYPLAGIKNPHGIALDIAKHLAFVAGEENHSLAVVSLDTMKVLSTYQVGEDPDVLAFDPGLKRLYVSAESGTVTVFQEDGQSLKSLGQFSMPHAHTVSVDPRTHLVYFPLENIDGHPLLRIMKPADLQ, translated from the coding sequence ATGAGATCGAATTATCGAAGTTTGCGCAACATCGCCAGCCATATGGCTGTGAGCCTATTACTGATCCCCTCCATTGCCTGCTCCCAGCAAAAACCCGGCGAGGCTGAACCCGCACCGATACTCAAGAAAGTGACCGACATCGCCATGCCGGGACCTGCAGTTCGTTTCGACTATCAAAGCCTGGACCTGCAGAGCGGCCGGCTCTACATCTCGCACATGAATGCAGATCAAATGGTCGTGTTCGATTTGGCAAAGCGGGAGGTCGTTGCAAACCTAGACGGGTTCAAGCGTGTCCACGGAGTATGGGCGGTTCCTGAGCTGACACGGGTCTATGCTTCCGTAACCGGAGAGCATTCCGTGGCAGTGGTCGATAGCAAGACTCTGAAGACTCTCGCCAAAGTTGGACCGATAACCTACCCCGATGGATTGGCCTACGCGCCCCAGGCAAAGCGGGTATTTGTCTCCGATGAGCGTGGCAATACCGATGCCGTAATCGACGCGACCAACAATACATTGCTGACAAGTATTCCGCTTCGCGGCGGTGCGGGGAATACGATTTACGATCCGAATTCTGGACACATCCTGGTTGCAGTCCACGGTGTGAACGAACTCGCCGTCATCGATCCAGCATCTGCAAAAATAATCGGGGAGTATCCGCTTGCTGGGATCAAGAACCCCCATGGCATTGCACTGGATATAGCGAAGCATCTCGCGTTCGTCGCAGGAGAGGAGAATCACTCCCTTGCCGTGGTAAGCCTCGACACAATGAAGGTGCTCTCGACCTACCAGGTCGGCGAAGATCCGGATGTACTCGCCTTTGATCCAGGATTAAAGCGGCTTTATGTCTCTGCTGAGTCAGGCACTGTCACCGTGTTTCAGGAGGATGGCCAAAGCCTGAAATCGCTGGGCCAGTTCTCTATGCCGCACGCTCACACTGTGAGCGTGGATCCCAGGACTCACCTGGTCTACTTTCCGCTGGAGAACATCGATGGGCATCCGCTGCTGCGCATCATGAAGCCGGCCGATCTGCAGTAG
- a CDS encoding alkaline phosphatase family protein — protein MKKMAAAIGLVATALAGTVFAQEGPVPQGVPHLDHVFVIMMENHGFSQIVGNPNAPFLNSYAKKANAATNYFAIGHPSLTNYLETVGGSNFGVQTDNNPDWGSTSCTTNLASGIPATDNPSSPAICPISGSGTDAATPAIDFTNETQGLPGTINIDGTQSIPADKYIVGKTIADQLVAAGLSWKSYQENLPLMGAYKVNVSDGAFTNLTNFSKITPTLNPPLTSSSLVSLYAVKHNPFAYFRAVQAGDDPQLSLNQVVDFDGARGLYADLGSGKVPTYSFIAPNQCNDQHGRGNAGAFCNYDPTSDGTQAGLNPALIYRGDVTVQKLVHAIHTSPAWKQGRNAIVVLWDENDYSLAPNTNQVLLIVDTNYGVRGMQSGKRYNHFSLLKSIESGLNLPCLNHACDDQVNVMSDLFAKQNGGDTEVGDEQ, from the coding sequence ATGAAGAAAATGGCGGCAGCAATCGGTCTGGTCGCAACGGCACTGGCGGGCACAGTGTTCGCACAGGAGGGCCCCGTCCCTCAAGGTGTACCGCACCTTGACCACGTCTTTGTCATCATGATGGAGAACCACGGATTCAGCCAGATTGTCGGCAATCCGAACGCACCCTTCCTGAACAGCTATGCAAAAAAGGCAAACGCTGCGACGAATTACTTCGCTATTGGTCATCCTAGCCTGACGAATTATCTGGAGACCGTTGGCGGTTCGAATTTTGGCGTGCAGACGGACAACAATCCCGATTGGGGCAGCACCTCCTGCACCACGAATCTTGCGTCGGGAATCCCTGCAACCGACAATCCGTCGTCGCCCGCGATTTGCCCCATCTCTGGAAGCGGAACGGATGCGGCCACACCGGCAATCGACTTCACCAATGAGACGCAAGGGCTTCCGGGAACGATCAACATCGATGGCACGCAGTCCATTCCAGCGGATAAATACATCGTCGGAAAGACGATTGCAGATCAGCTTGTAGCTGCCGGCCTGAGTTGGAAGAGCTATCAGGAAAACCTGCCGCTGATGGGCGCTTATAAGGTGAACGTGAGCGATGGCGCGTTTACCAATCTCACGAACTTCAGCAAGATCACGCCCACGCTGAATCCTCCGCTGACGTCGAGCAGCCTGGTCTCTCTGTATGCCGTCAAGCACAATCCCTTCGCATACTTCAGGGCTGTGCAGGCGGGGGACGATCCGCAATTGAGCTTGAATCAGGTCGTTGACTTTGACGGAGCGCGCGGACTCTATGCCGATCTCGGTAGCGGCAAAGTGCCCACCTATTCGTTCATCGCGCCGAACCAGTGCAACGATCAGCATGGGCGCGGCAACGCTGGAGCATTCTGCAATTATGATCCCACCAGCGATGGCACCCAGGCTGGCCTGAATCCTGCGCTGATCTATCGTGGCGACGTCACGGTGCAGAAGCTGGTGCATGCGATCCATACTTCCCCAGCCTGGAAGCAGGGGAGGAACGCGATCGTCGTGCTTTGGGATGAGAATGACTACAGCCTCGCTCCAAATACCAATCAAGTACTGTTGATCGTCGACACCAACTATGGCGTGCGTGGAATGCAGAGTGGCAAACGCTACAATCACTTTTCGCTGCTGAAGTCGATTGAGTCTGGCCTGAATCTGCCTTGCCTGAACCACGCCTGCGATGACCAGGTCAACGTAATGTCTGACCTGTTTGCAAAGCAGAACGGCGGCGATACAGAAGTTGGCGACGAGCAGTAG
- a CDS encoding glycosyltransferase, with translation MPTVGLSMIVKNGGDDLRHCLASARPIVDQIVIVDTGSTDDTRTIAQEFGAMVVEYAWSNHYANARNESLKHLTTDWILVLDADEELSAEAISEIPKLLNCDAGVGGFALLQRNYMKDRFQHSLGSVSLEFKGESKRAAELKAKSYLDNPLCRLFRKHPQLYFTGRIHEGVELQLLAAHRTLTHTRLIIHHFGHLAQTKPQLEKQEKYRDILRLALEEDPNDARLWLQLGTTHQVYFQQTDEALQCYLKATELNYPKADPWISLAQICLEKDQPQNVLDAVRHLKDTGDEGILKLEYSGDALHNLGRLKEARAAYASALKMARRNPNYRATGWDGQLESKLGYTEVRLGMHRAGIRKMRASMVDFPASLPQHERLVKALVLLGRDVEAADAADNSLNHFVSEKIVARSIALNIRVNRMDRVNHALEVGMRLFPESELLRRMQSPQTNQEPRPWLMS, from the coding sequence ATGCCTACTGTTGGCCTCTCGATGATCGTAAAAAACGGCGGTGACGACTTACGCCATTGTCTGGCCAGCGCCCGCCCTATAGTCGATCAAATCGTTATCGTGGACACTGGGTCGACGGACGACACACGAACAATTGCCCAGGAATTCGGTGCCATGGTTGTTGAGTACGCCTGGAGCAATCACTATGCGAATGCCCGTAATGAATCGCTAAAGCACCTCACGACGGATTGGATTCTGGTACTCGATGCCGATGAGGAACTCTCGGCTGAAGCCATTTCCGAAATTCCAAAACTTTTGAATTGCGACGCGGGGGTCGGCGGCTTTGCGCTGCTTCAGCGGAACTACATGAAAGATCGCTTCCAGCACTCCCTGGGGAGCGTTTCCCTTGAATTCAAAGGGGAGTCGAAGCGCGCAGCTGAACTTAAGGCTAAATCCTATTTGGATAATCCTCTGTGCCGACTCTTTAGAAAGCACCCGCAACTGTATTTCACTGGCCGTATCCATGAGGGCGTAGAACTGCAGCTTCTAGCAGCACATAGGACCCTCACTCACACCCGCCTCATCATCCACCATTTCGGTCATTTAGCACAAACAAAGCCGCAACTCGAAAAACAGGAAAAGTACCGCGACATCCTGCGGCTCGCATTAGAAGAGGACCCGAATGACGCGAGGCTTTGGCTGCAGCTCGGCACCACTCACCAAGTCTACTTCCAGCAAACAGACGAGGCTTTACAGTGCTATCTGAAAGCCACCGAACTGAACTACCCTAAAGCCGACCCCTGGATAAGCCTGGCTCAGATCTGTTTAGAGAAGGACCAACCGCAAAATGTGCTAGACGCTGTTCGTCATCTGAAAGACACGGGAGATGAAGGAATCCTGAAGCTGGAATATAGCGGCGACGCTCTGCACAATCTAGGCAGGCTGAAGGAAGCACGGGCCGCGTACGCCTCAGCTCTGAAGATGGCACGCAGAAATCCGAATTACCGTGCTACTGGATGGGATGGACAGTTAGAGAGCAAGCTCGGATATACCGAGGTGCGGCTTGGCATGCACCGCGCCGGCATTAGAAAGATGCGTGCATCCATGGTGGACTTTCCTGCTAGTCTGCCGCAGCATGAACGGCTGGTCAAGGCGCTGGTGCTGTTGGGGCGTGATGTAGAAGCTGCAGATGCCGCCGACAACTCTCTGAACCACTTCGTAAGCGAAAAAATTGTTGCCCGCTCCATAGCCCTGAACATCAGGGTAAATCGGATGGATCGTGTCAATCATGCACTCGAAGTCGGCATGAGGCTTTTCCCGGAATCGGAACTACTGCGAAGGATGCAATCCCCTCAAACAAACCAGGAGCCGAGACCATGGCTGATGTCCTAA
- a CDS encoding TylF/MycF family methyltransferase — translation MADVLISIIRPKGYVHSDAFHEVAETMMYSLRSLGHQSAILENTVDPQVTNIVLGADLLSERDMLALPPGTIVYNLEQLGSTHLSDAYYRLAEHYQIWDYSPINIARWSERTCRFLPKLVEIGYAPELRRITSASEQDIDVLFYGSINEHRLTVLRQLEAAGVRVHAVFGVYGKERDSLIARSKLVLNLHCYEAKLFEIVRVSYLLANSKAVVTEDSPDIGAIRSGVAVFEYDAIVEGCLALLRDDAKRLSLEAKGFAVFSQRNAARILSQALPAKQEAIGVDQLRTLYLDIVQKCLINIIYEDPNQDRWSPHLFNEQLRELGRDWPSQAHSMIGNARMTNLRKIVERVIEEQIPGDLIETGVWRGGACIMMRAVLKAYGVYDRRVWVADSFCGLPQPKAGVEADTGDIHHTFKELAVSIEDVKANFAKYELLDEQVQFLQGWFCDTLPNAPIRELAVLRLDGDMYSSTMDALVSLYDKVSIGGFVIVDDFGAVAGCQKAILEFRASRGISDPMMNIDGLGVFWQKNSHAKLEQATGVEPATNCL, via the coding sequence ATGGCTGATGTCCTAATCTCAATCATTCGCCCTAAGGGGTATGTGCATAGTGACGCCTTCCATGAGGTGGCAGAGACTATGATGTACAGCCTGCGAAGTCTTGGTCACCAGAGCGCAATTCTAGAAAATACGGTTGACCCTCAGGTCACAAATATTGTCTTGGGAGCAGATCTGCTTAGTGAGCGAGACATGCTTGCGCTTCCCCCAGGAACAATCGTTTACAACCTGGAACAGCTCGGATCAACACATTTGTCGGATGCATATTACCGCCTTGCCGAGCACTACCAAATCTGGGACTACAGCCCGATCAATATTGCGCGATGGAGCGAACGCACATGTAGATTTCTTCCGAAGCTGGTCGAGATCGGATACGCTCCCGAATTGCGCAGAATCACTTCCGCCTCCGAACAGGATATCGATGTCCTGTTTTATGGCTCCATCAATGAGCATCGACTGACGGTCCTGCGCCAGCTTGAGGCTGCTGGTGTTCGCGTTCATGCGGTTTTTGGCGTGTACGGCAAGGAACGCGACTCGCTCATCGCTCGATCAAAACTCGTACTCAACCTGCACTGCTATGAGGCAAAACTGTTTGAGATCGTTCGCGTGTCTTACCTGCTCGCAAACTCAAAAGCGGTTGTGACTGAGGACTCGCCTGATATCGGCGCGATTCGTTCTGGCGTAGCTGTATTCGAATACGACGCGATTGTCGAGGGCTGCCTGGCATTATTGCGGGATGACGCAAAACGATTATCGCTAGAAGCAAAAGGCTTTGCCGTCTTTTCACAGAGAAATGCTGCCCGCATCCTGAGCCAGGCGCTACCAGCAAAGCAGGAAGCCATTGGAGTGGACCAACTTCGCACACTGTACCTCGATATCGTCCAGAAGTGCCTCATCAACATCATCTACGAAGATCCAAACCAGGACCGCTGGTCGCCTCATCTGTTCAATGAACAGTTGAGGGAGCTAGGTCGGGACTGGCCATCGCAAGCTCACAGCATGATCGGCAACGCACGCATGACGAATCTGCGGAAGATCGTTGAGCGCGTGATTGAAGAACAGATTCCAGGGGATCTGATTGAGACTGGGGTATGGCGCGGCGGCGCTTGCATTATGATGCGTGCCGTTCTAAAGGCCTACGGTGTTTATGACCGTCGAGTCTGGGTCGCTGATTCCTTTTGCGGTCTTCCCCAGCCGAAAGCTGGTGTTGAGGCGGATACGGGAGACATACACCACACATTCAAAGAGCTGGCCGTATCTATCGAAGACGTAAAGGCCAACTTCGCGAAATATGAACTACTAGACGAGCAGGTTCAGTTTCTTCAAGGATGGTTCTGCGATACGTTACCCAATGCGCCAATTCGTGAACTGGCGGTCCTACGGCTCGATGGAGACATGTATTCATCGACGATGGATGCCCTGGTCAGCCTGTATGACAAGGTTTCGATCGGGGGATTTGTCATCGTGGATGATTTCGGAGCGGTAGCCGGCTGCCAAAAGGCCATTCTCGAGTTTCGAGCCAGCCGGGGGATCTCGGATCCAATGATGAATATCGACGGATTAGGTGTGTTCTGGCAAAAGAACAGCCACGCTAAGCTGGAGCAAGCTACTGGAGTCGAACCAGCAACGAACTGTCTCTAA
- a CDS encoding DsrE/DsrF/DrsH-like family protein: MAETASVQPIQSADAAKTDAPEPIQRVSIIISRGSLEGVYPGLIMANGARMEGIEASIFFTFFGLDAIVKKRMNDLKVATVGNPGMHIPTLLGALPGMSSFATSMMKKEMEKIDIPPVGEFLTMIHDSGGEIYACRATVDMFHLKREDFCPEVDDVISVGQFYEKAAGAQIIFT, translated from the coding sequence ATGGCAGAGACAGCATCAGTTCAACCTATACAGAGCGCGGACGCTGCGAAAACAGATGCGCCCGAGCCTATACAACGAGTGTCGATCATTATCTCGCGGGGATCGCTGGAGGGCGTCTATCCTGGACTGATCATGGCGAACGGCGCGCGCATGGAAGGGATTGAAGCATCGATCTTCTTCACCTTCTTCGGGCTCGACGCGATCGTTAAGAAGCGGATGAACGACCTCAAAGTAGCGACCGTGGGAAACCCCGGCATGCACATTCCGACGCTGCTGGGCGCACTGCCGGGTATGTCCTCCTTCGCAACGTCGATGATGAAAAAGGAGATGGAAAAGATCGACATTCCCCCGGTCGGCGAGTTCCTGACCATGATCCACGACTCGGGTGGTGAGATTTACGCCTGCCGCGCGACGGTGGACATGTTCCACCTGAAGCGCGAAGACTTCTGCCCCGAGGTCGACGATGTGATCTCCGTAGGTCAGTTCTATGAGAAGGCGGCGGGCGCGCAGATCATCTTCACCTAG
- a CDS encoding TusE/DsrC/DsvC family sulfur relay protein, with protein sequence MGTMTIAGKALALDADGHLANRSDWNEDIAREIAAQEGISQLTPQHWAVIHYMRNVFEKEGDAPSIRRLTKESGVDTKSLYQLFPKGPAKRAAKIAGLPKPKGCI encoded by the coding sequence ATGGGAACAATGACTATAGCTGGAAAAGCACTTGCTCTGGACGCTGACGGCCACCTTGCCAACCGTAGCGACTGGAACGAGGACATCGCACGGGAGATAGCGGCTCAAGAAGGAATTTCTCAGCTGACGCCTCAGCACTGGGCGGTCATCCACTACATGCGCAACGTCTTCGAAAAGGAAGGAGACGCGCCATCGATCCGCCGCCTGACCAAGGAGAGCGGAGTGGACACCAAGTCGCTCTATCAACTCTTTCCCAAGGGCCCTGCAAAGCGCGCGGCCAAAATCGCAGGGCTTCCAAAACCTAAAGGTTGCATTTAA
- a CDS encoding DUF1641 domain-containing protein, whose product MTMSAITAEDRIAGIESRLDFIVEELGHMKRVRNEAEDLMADLTLVARDAFGEATTACESMNLRPQEIVHLFKAALRDANLLTAALQQLESAADLIQDMQPIARDLYQQAVTGCGTLQEKGYFGVVQTGMRIGDALVKAHSAEDLKQMEASVPQFVGFLRELTRPDALQALEAILHGFAKVQATMDIHKSLFKIVRDLNSPDARRGIAILVEFLKVVGSSNTGSAGASTSER is encoded by the coding sequence ATGACGATGTCAGCCATCACTGCCGAAGATCGTATTGCCGGAATCGAGAGCCGGCTCGACTTCATCGTGGAAGAGTTGGGCCACATGAAGCGCGTAAGAAACGAAGCCGAAGACCTGATGGCGGATCTGACGCTTGTAGCCAGAGACGCGTTTGGAGAAGCGACCACTGCCTGCGAAAGCATGAACCTTCGTCCGCAGGAAATTGTCCATCTCTTCAAAGCCGCTCTGCGCGATGCAAATCTGCTGACTGCAGCATTGCAGCAACTGGAGAGCGCGGCGGACCTTATCCAGGATATGCAGCCCATCGCTCGCGACCTCTACCAGCAGGCGGTGACGGGATGCGGCACGCTGCAGGAGAAGGGCTACTTTGGTGTGGTGCAAACGGGGATGAGGATCGGAGACGCGCTGGTGAAGGCGCACTCCGCCGAAGATCTCAAGCAGATGGAGGCAAGCGTTCCGCAATTCGTCGGCTTCCTCCGCGAGTTGACGAGGCCGGACGCTCTTCAGGCGCTCGAGGCCATTCTCCACGGCTTTGCGAAAGTGCAGGCGACAATGGACATTCACAAATCGCTCTTCAAGATTGTGCGCGATCTGAACTCGCCGGATGCCCGGCGCGGGATCGCCATCCTCGTTGAGTTTCTCAAGGTAGTGGGATCAAGCAACACCGGCTCAGCCGGAGCATCGACCTCAGAAAGGTGA